The window ttaccttcatctccagagccatgagcgttactttcaggcgggtatcctcgggcctgcatccttcatacaatggagtaaccgcgtctatctccagttgatccagcttggctttctctcgggcggcagctcttgcgttatccgtctgcttgagaagcagctcttgaatatgagggtcctgcacccagcccatcgatggtccatcgtcgtctgctccgcggcatcttcattttcatgatcatgcccttcgtctgctccggcatcttcctcatcatcatgtccggcatcttctacatgatgactgtgtacagcatcaccgtcgtgatcatgacCTGGAGATttttcgtcttctcgcccgcccgagccgcggtggttgtcttgctgcccttcctcatttcttgcccggcctccatggacgacttcatagtcatcttcatcaccttgccaccgatagccatccatgaaaccacgcaagagcaggtggtcccgcacctgcccggaatccgggtccgcaataaggctcttcagcttgcatcttcgacacgggcatcttatctccgtctcgttcttttgaagcatctcggccttcgcggagctcaaaaacctattcacgatgccttcggtcatcgtgcggaccatggtcgcctgcggggtagagcaaaacgatattttagaaccaagaaaaaatttgacatgacttttcctaaaaataggaccaaaaagaatgcatagtgccaaaattctcgccgaaacggaaatgaatcaacatttcggcaaaatattggcaactatcgcatttcaaataccggtacctgcaaacacaaacatatatgtaacatcacaaacatatgcaacaccacaaacatacatagatctagctaggccataaaaagtgcatgtgcacgttgttggagggagaacaacataaagatagcttcccccttacttacctatcaaaaaaagtaATTTAACCACTTCATTTGGAtaaatttatggtgcaaatgaggtgaggaggagcaggcagccgagacaagcttggaggaggaggtggagagaatgatgtggggaaagtgagtgcgtaggtgtggctgtccaaaatatctagctggtcttAGGTTACaaatggcgcaccacctacaaatgcgccattagtaactactaatggcgcacctgctggttgtgcgccattagtagtttcgcaaaaaaaaatacactaatggcgcaccaggacacagtgcgccattactagtttaaactagtaatggcgtactatacactggtgcgccattagtagttttgtaaaaaataaaaataaaaaaatatagtagtggcgcactatgaggctggtgcgccattactaggcGCACTATGCCCTGATGCGctattagtatgtttggaaaaaaattgttactagtggcgcaccgtgtgtctcacacgaatggcgcaccagcacatggtgcgccactgctatatagtagtggcgcacctggTGCGCTATTAGTGGTCATTTCATTTATAGCCCTTTCCTAGTAGTGCAAGGTACATGTTGCATTATATTTCCTTGAGATTATCAATAATCTAAAGAGAGACTTCGTTGGATCCTACAACTTTGTTCCGATGAAGATCAAGTGGAGAGCCGATCAGTTTGAGTCAGCGTAGTTTAAGCATGAAAACATGAGCTCTAATGGAGAGGCTCACAGTCTCCCTCGATACGCTTCAGGGGTTGTTTGTTTGTGTTAGAAAAATAGATGTGCTCGTAGCAAAGTTGGTAGACAAGAAACAAAACGAGATCTTTCACATTTTTAGTTGTTTGACAATGTACGCATCCGTGTGTTTTGGCTACCGCGGTGCTTAAAGCAGCTCAAAACCTGGCTCAAGCGCAACAAACGAATCGACGGTTTCTCCTCATGCAGGGAGTCACACAACATGAGTCAAGAAAAATCCTTTTACACCTTGCATGACTATCTCACACGGCATACAACACACCGCCACAACCAAATGTTGTGCATGCAAATCTATCAACACCCACCTACTTTTCTACGAGGCCTTACTTTTCCCCGTCGTTTGGTTGTGGCATTGACTTGGCTTGGCTCGATGCACACAGCATGAGGCGGGGCAGACTCTGTTGGCACCTGGGACCTCATGCAAGTGACAATGCAAGCCAAACAACCCCTTCATCTCAAGAACATATCATGTGAAACGGGGTAATCTATGCACCTAGGTGGTTTTGAGCACTGGATAGAAAAGCGATGGACAAGATGAAAGAAGAGACCGGGATGTAAATGTAATTTTCAAAAAGAAAACAAACCCACAATCTAGTTTCCACAGCCATACCATAATTAATGTGGGTTGATTTTAGTGAAAAGTGATATCTTATAGCAAAAATGGTCAGAGTGTCAGACTGTAGGGGTGGGCTGCGGATCTGTTATGATGAAATGTTGAGATATTTATGTGAATGCATCAGCAGCCCGTCTTCGGGTCAAGTCTCATCCCTCGGTTTTCTATCCAACATCTTAAAATCGCATGTGCATTCGGTGCACAGATTGACTTCCTTCGGATTCCCAAACGGATGCGGACAAGCGTGGCATGTATATATGAAAAGAAATGCACATCCACCAACAGCATCATGGCTACATACATGTATCATCTTCATGTATCATCATGGCAAAACGCAATTGAACAGGATCTACAAGATGTAGCTTCTGTGATCAACATTAATCAATCAAACACTTCTTTCTTGATTGTCCTCTGGCAAAAATTATATGGCGGTCGGTTCACATAACCTTTAACATTACTCCACCGAATTCTATCAACACATTATTTGAGACGTGGCTTAATGGGATAGATACCGATACAGCGAGACACATTCGTGTGGGAATATGTGCTTTGTTATGGGCAGTCTggactgcagaaatgatttggtctttaacagaacaacaaactttcattttttgcaggttatcttcagagccactgcgttgatccgtatgtggtcgctactcactccgacggaggccagggagcgtttggttactgggtCTACCCAATGGGAGATGGTAGCATGGGATATTTTCAACCGGTTTgaatggcggtcatgtaataggataggcatgTAGTGCTCCTATCTTTTGCTAGCCGGTTGTGGCCTTCATATTTACTGCTTAGCTCTTTGTGAGTCTTTTTTGTGTTTCTTTGTTTGAGACTTGGAGATTATTGTTGGACCTTTTGCTTATTAATAATATTGGCCGTATACATCGTTCAGATGCAGAGGCTGGGACGAACCCCCCTTTTCGAAAGAAAAAAATTTGTCCCCGCATGCCTACTTGCAACGTTTGTGCCTTCCCGCCTTCGCTCGGTTAGTTCACCGGCGATTTGCTTCGGGCAACAACAGCAGATGCGCTCTTCTCCAGTGACGACAACAGCTCCGACACGGGGGGCACATCATCCTTTACCTTGTGTTCGTCAATGGGGTTGGCCTCCATGTGTTTTGTGGTGCTCTGCCCGGCCGATTCTCCTGCAAATACCACACATGTTTACATCTTCTTACTGTCTCCACGAAAGAAATTTTTAATGCAGTAAAGCAGAGATCCGGAAACACAAAAGGTAAATATCATGTCACGTTGAGTACTAGAGATATTTCAAAACAATTAATATATGACAATGAATTTTTCATTGCACCACAAATGAAGGCGAAGAAACTTGTTTTATTTAAGTATAATATAGACAGCATAGAAACAAAGAGAGAATCCATAAGGCTGGACTAGCTCAATGAAAGTTTTCTGTTGGAACTGCATCCAACTTATTTCTACGGAAGCCTTTATAGAAAAAATCTAGGTTCCAGAATGAAAATCTATAAAACTCCTTTTGGGTCAAAAATTGGCCCTGTGAGTTCGGATCGACGAACAACCATTCTCATTCCCACGTTGTTTTCACTCGGTATATGACACAATGTGAATTTATATAGGCCAAAATAAACGTAAGGGGTCAATCCAAACAAATGTTTATACAATGTACAATAATATTCGTGTGATTCGAAAAAAATGTTTCGTACATTCAAAAAATGTAAATTTCAAGAATGCTCACAAGTTTCAGAAAATGTGTTTGTAAAAAGTGAATGCAAATTTAAAAAATTTGAACCATGTAAAAGAGTGTTCGtatagttttataaaatatttattgTAATTATGAAAATGTAAAACATATATTTGGAAAAATAttaccatgtattcaaaaaagtTTTGAAAACATTTAATTTAAAAATGTACATAATGTATTTGAAATATTAAAACTTTATCAAAATATATTTAATGTGTGCGTTAAAAATTACATTGGGTACGGACAAAAATTAGATATGTGTAAAAATGGAAAAGAAACTAAGAAAAACCAGATTAGGGTGCGCGCGCGAACGACTGCGGTACTGGGCCGGCCCAATTTAGCAAATACCGGCCGAGTCTTCTCAAGGTTTAAAATAGACCGGGATTAGAGAGTTTGGTGTGCCAATTTTAGGGACTGAGAGTTCGGGGTTTGATTTAGCTTTCGCCTACAAATTTAAGGTTTGTTTTGGACTTTTTCCTTTGTGAAGCCGGACAACTACAAGTGGAAAAGATAAAATTATGTCTAAGAAAAAAACATTAGAGGGGATAAAATCCGTTCCAAAAAAGAAACTGAAAGTTGCAACATCTTGGTTGTTTGAGGCTTTCTAAAGCACAGTTTATTCCACCGAGGTGACCTTGAGTTGCAAAAATTCACAAATATCAAACGACTAGAGAAACAAAAAATACATTCACTTGTTGCACAAGTGTCGTTAACTTAGTGTAAAAAAAGTCGTTAACTTTGCTTAAATCACGATTGTAGATGCTAAATTCAAATTAGTGCGAGTCGTACCACGCTCATTTGTGGAAGCAGGAGACGTCTCTTCCTCCTTGGTCTCCTCGGGTATGGTCTCCTCCTTGACGAGTGCTACTACTGCTTCCTTCGCCTCATCAACCTTAGCCTCCTCCACCACCGGCGCCTCATCGGCCATGGTGGATTTCAGCAACTCGTCCTCCTCCTTCAAAGGAGGTTGCGCCGCCTCGTCCACCATGGCAGAAAGTTCGTCGCGGGTGACATCCTTCTtggccaccaccacctcctcttCCTTATCCTCGACGACGGCGGCGGGCTTCTCGTCCGACGCCACCTCGACGACGTCGGTCTTGGGCTCGCTGGCCGCCGGCTCCTTGACGACGACGGAGGAGTCGTcggacgaggagggggaggaggcgtgGGAAGAGCGGTGGCTGGCGGACATGGTGGACTTCCTCCGGAAGAGCttgccgccgcgcccggcgccgTTGGCGGTGGTGTTGCCGGTGGCCACGTCCTCCTTGGAGCCACCGCAACCCATGGCACCCGGCGCTGGCGGCGCCGACGGCGGAGGGAGGAGGTGAGGGAGAGAAAGCAGCAAAGAGAGGGAAAGGAGAGGAACCGTCCGGCGGTCGACCTCCAGGGAAGGATTAGTGGCCTTCAGTTTGTTGAGTTGGGTTCTTATTTTGTTATCATTTCCAGCCTAGCTTTGTAACGGCTGACAGGTGACAACCGGCCTATGCCCTAGAGAAACTCCGCCGGCCGGCTCGCCGGCGCGCCGGAACTCTGTTAGTTTAGTTGCCACCAGCTTGTCGTTTGCGTGCTCAAATGTTTATTGTTCCCCGGCGATTGAACTTCATTAGCCGGCAAGTGGCCAGGACAGACGATTGGACGTGTTTAAACTTTATAAACAAGACAAGAAGCAAAGCTTGTGTTCGTAGCAACAAAAGTTATAGTGCATCCCAATGATTGATTGTCCATTTGTCCTAATTGACTGCATCCATGCATGAACATTTCTGATAAGAACCAAGCTGACAATTTACCAACCCAACGTAGCATTGGTAGACTCCAGGGCAAGCATACCTTTACCAAGTTATATATTCATTCCCAAAAAGTAAGCAGGTTTATGCCCTCCAGTGATTACTGCCCTCGGCAGGGAGCGAGTAAGGACATCCAGAGTGATGACGTGGCGATCATCTGATACAATCAGACAAGGACTCATCTCTGATCAGTTGACGCAAGGTTTTTTGGCCTCAGCTGCCGTACAACCAACCAGCCTCTTCGTCGATCTCCCAACACACCAATCAGACTCATAGGTGCAGCAGGTAACCCAGTGACACGCCGAGAACCGCTATGTACGCCACAAACAGCGGCGGGAAGCCCGCTTGGCTCCGTGGACCGCCCTTCCATTTGAAGAACAACTACACAGTAAGACGTGCAAACCGTCAGAGAAAGTGACAAGCTGCTAGTCTCATGACTCATGAGCAGCAGATAAACATCCACAGTTGTTAGCAACTGATGACACTGCGTCCGGTTATCATTGCAATGTAAATATCTCGGTAGCGTGCGTGTAGCAAAACAAGCATATGCTAAAGACTGCATGATCTCAATTTATTGGATGTCAAAAACAGATCTATTAGTGAAGTTTATGTTAGCCCAAACTCGAAACTAGCTGGCTGCCGAGGATCAGACGAAGTCGAGGAAAAACAAAGTATACTGGAGCTAGTACGAACTAGTAGCACACACTTGATATATTGTGGACTCAAACACACACTAATACAAGTGAGAAACTCACGGtgtactagtactaccactactACAGTACTATTAGAAGCTAGCTTGCTTCATTTGCTGGATTTGGAATGGAATGACTACAACCGGAAGGGTGCAGCCCCTTTTATAGCAGTCTAAACCGACTTAGAGCTAGGATATTTTACCAGTAGTGAGCTAAGCACTTGCGTCACTACCTTACCTAGTAAGCCATGTAACCGCCGCTGCCGACCTACCAATTGCATGCTAGCTGTTTCACTTCATAGTTAAGTAACTTGCTGCTGCTGGTGGTGCATGCAGCCATGCATGCATCTAGCCATGCATGCATCGAACACAGGGTTGGGCCCACAATCTCCCCCTCAACCCTGTCGGAGGGTCTTGATGTCGATGATCCCGATCTTGTCGCGCGGCTCTTGGAACTCGACGCAACCAAGTGCCTTGGTTGGGATGTCCGCCTTCTCGGGGTCTGTGTAGCCCGTACGTCCTGCTCGTGCTTTGCCACTAGAGCGAGGACCTTCTGCAAGTCCTCCCCCGTGCGCTGTATGTAACCTTTCGCGACGAGCCGCGCCTTGTGCTTGATGAAGGCGCCGTGCTCGTCCTTCTTCATCTCGGGGTGCTGTGATCGTCCCGCAGGTTCGCCGAGAAGATCCCCCTAGGCGTCGGAACCTATATGGAGCGCCAACGTTGTTGTTGGCATCGAACAGGTCCGACTGCGCTGTTGGCGGGAACATGAACTGCCCAGAAACCACCTCGCTCGTAGGCGTTAGTGTTGCTGGAGTCGTAGTTCCTGACATCACACTGCCCGGGAACTCCCTTCCTGGGGTCGTCGAGTCAGACGTCATGCTACCTGGGAACTCCCTTCTCGGGGATGACTTTTCGGACATCGCACTACCCGGAGTGGCTTCTCCCAAGGTAGTGGACTCCTTgttgttagggaacgtagtaatttcaacaaaaatcatacgcacacgcaagatcatggtgatgcatagcaacgagaggggagagtgtgtccacgtcccctcgtagaccgaaaacggaagcgttatgacaacgcggttgatgtagtcgtacgtcttcacgatccgatcgatccaagtaccgaacgcacggcacctccgagttcagcacacattcagctcggtgacgtcccacgaactcacgatccagcagagcttcgagggagagttccgtcagcacgacggcgtgatgacggtgatgatgatgctaccgacgcagggcttcgcctaggcaccgctacgatatgactgaggtggattatggtggaggggggcaccgcacacggctaaaagatcaatgatcaacttgtgtgtctatggggtgccccctggccacgtatataaaggagtggaggagggggagggccggcctagctatggcgcgccctggaggagtcctactcccactgggagtaggatccccccccttccatgtagtaggagtaggagagaaggaaagggaaaagagaagagaaggaaggagggggcgccgcccctccccctagtccaattcggactaggccttggggggcgcgcaacctcccttctctctttcccctaaagcccaataaggcccatatactgttggaaatatgccctagaggcaataataaaatggttattattatatttccttgttcatgataattgtctattgttcatgcaaTAATTGTGTtttccggaaatcgtaatacatgtgtgaatacatagaccacaacatgtccctagtgagcctctagttgactagctcgttgatcaacagatagtcatggtttcctgactatggacattcgatgtcattgataacgggatcacatcattaggagaatgatgtgatggacacgacccaatcctaagcatagcacaagatcgtgtagttcgtttgctagagcttttccaaatgtcaagtatcatttccttagaccatgagattgtgcaactcccggataccataggagtgctttgggtgtgccaaacgtcacaacgtaactgggtggctataaaggtgcactacgggtatctccgaaagtgtctattgggttggcgcgaatcgagactgggatttgtcactccgtatgacggagaggtatctctgggcccactcggtaatgcatcatcataatgagctcaatgtgaccaagtgtttggtcacgggatcatgcattacggtacgagtaaagtgacttgtcggtaacgagattgaacaaggtattgggataccgacgatcgaatctcgggcaagtaacgtaccgattgacaaagggaattgtatacgggattgattgaatcctcgacatcgtggttcatccgatgagatcattgtggaacatgtgggagccaacatgggtatccagatcccgctgttggttattgaccggagagtcgtctcggtcatgtctgcatgtctctcgaacccgtagggtctacacacttaaggttcggtgacgctagggttgtagagatattagtatgcggaaatccgaaagttgttcggagtcccggatgagatcccggacgtcacgaggagttccgtaatggtccggaggtgaagaattatatataggaagtccagtttcggccaccgggaaagtttcgggggtcaccggtattgtaccgggaccaccggaagggtcccgcggggtccaccgggtggggccacctatcccggagggctccatgggctgaagtggaaggggaaccagcccctagtgggctggtgcgccccccttgggcctccccctgcgcctagggttggaaaccctaggggtggggggc is drawn from Aegilops tauschii subsp. strangulata cultivar AL8/78 chromosome 1, Aet v6.0, whole genome shotgun sequence and contains these coding sequences:
- the LOC109757880 gene encoding LOW QUALITY PROTEIN: uncharacterized protein (The sequence of the model RefSeq protein was modified relative to this genomic sequence to represent the inferred CDS: deleted 2 bases in 1 codon), whose protein sequence is MGCGGSKEDVATGNTTANGAGRGGKLFRRKSTMSASHRSSHASSPSSSDDSSVVVKEPAASEPKTDVVEVASDEKPAAVVEDKEEEVVVAKKDVTRDELSAMVDEAAQPPLKEEDELLKSTMADEAPVVEEAKVDEAKEAVVALVKEETIPEETKEEETSPASTNERGESAGQSTTKHMEANPIDEHKVKDDVPPVSELLSSLEKSASAVVPKQIAGELTERRREGTNVASRHAGTNFFLSKRGVRPSLCI